CGTCGTGCAGAACAGCCCGCAGTAAATCGAGCGCCTGGATGAGACGCATATCGGCAATGCGGTATTCGACAGTGGGACCGATGCGGGTGGCGATGACCATGCCGCGCTCCCGCAGAGTTTTGAGATGCCGCGAGACTAGCGGCTGACTCAGGTTCAGGCTCTCGGCCAGGTCGGTCACGTGGCGCGGCCCGGCGGCCAATTCGTAGAGGATGAGAATTCGCTTGGGGTCGGCCAGCCCGGCGCAAATCTCGGCGTGGAGTTGATTGACTTCAGTTTCGAGGGTCTTATTCATCGGCATATCCTCTGAGCCGCTTATACGCATAGCCGCATAAGCTTGACTGCTCAGAAGATACTCCGGTTAGACAGGGGAAGGCAGTGACAAAGTAAGTAATGTACATGTGAAGAGTGTCACCATTTGTGATATTATTCACGATTAGACAAAGAGGATAAGGTTGAACAGGGATGAGGGAACCGGGCATAAACAAACGCGCCGACTCGATTGAGTCGGCGCGTCGTCTATACTGAGGGTGGCCTCAATCTCAATCAGGGCTTAACGGCGGCCCAAGTAGAGACATGTCATATTTCGCAAAGAGCGCTCCGATCACCTTTGGGTCTGGCGGGCCATTTCGCGAGACCGGCCCAAACTCTTCATAAAACTTGTGTCCGCCACCCGGGGTATAGACCACAATGATCTCGCCCGGCTCATTCGTCAGGTTGAGGAAGGCGTGGGGGACTTTCGAGGGAAGATAGGCAAAGCCGCCTTCCTGGCAGTAGAAAATCTCGTCGCCAATCTTGATTTTGTACCGGCCTTTCAGAACATGGATCGTTTCCTCCTGCTTGTAGTGAACGTGCAGAGGCGGGCCGCCTTTCGGCGCGACCTCGACTACAAAATAATCGAACGCCCCGCCAGTATCCTCGCCGGTGACCTTGAAAATGAGATCCCGGCCAGGGCCTGATTGGAGTTTCAAGCCCTCTCCTGTGGCTAAAACTTTGTATTGGTTCGTCGTCATTTTTCATCTCCTTTTCGAAGTTGCCGGTAACAGAACCATCCGCATTGGACCATTACCTGTGTGCGTGTTGCCCACGCTGTGGTGAAAGACACGAGCGCCCAACACAGGATTGATCACACTTAGCCGCCGCCAAACACCTGGGCGAAGTCGCGGGCAAACTGTTCGATAGATCGTGCCGGATGACCTGTGAGTGTCGCCACGTTGTCGGTGGCACGGTTCGCAAAACCCTTGCTGAATCCCTCATCCAATCCAGTTCGCCATAACCTCTAGCATTCCACTCCGGAAACCCCATACTTAACATGGAGTTCAGCACCGCCTCGAACGGGACGCCAACATACTTGACGTCCTTGCCCAGAACTTTCGAAAACGTGTTCGCGATATCGTGGAACGAAATCGCTTCCGGGCCGGTCAGGATATAGCTTTTGCCTTCGTGACCGCTGCCAGTGAGCACTGCAAAGGCTGAGTCCACGATGTCCCGCACGTCAATCATAGCCAGCTTTCCGTCCCCCCATATCCCAGCAGATCAGTACGGAGTGCGTTCAATATCCTCGCTGAACCAGAATTCCGGCGGGCCGCTCACCCCCGCCTTCATCATGGCCGACTTCAAATCCTCAGAGTTGGCAAACGCCATTGCCGCGTCCAGGTTCTGAAATTGGTGTGTGATGATGATGGTGTTCGGGTCCTTCGCGTCGCGATGGACACTGGCGGCTGTGACGCCTTTTGCCTTGCGCACCGACGCAACCTCATCGTAGGCGCGCTTCCATTGGCCGTAATCATTGACCTTGTGGCGAACAAACATGGTAGTCATTGTTAACAAGTTTCCTTTCTGTGGGTGAGTGCGTTAATTGCGCGTCTCTTGAGTAGCCCGGGGGAAATCGGGCTTGCCGAACTAGAAAAAACGGGAATAACTCGAATCATTGACACCTCCTTTACAAATAGTTGCCGGTTTTGGTGAGCCGCCGTGACGCGCTATGCACTCGCTGCCGCAACATTGCTCACGGCGCTTTCCAGCACCGCGCCCCAATCCGGGCCGCTGGTGGGCACGATCTCGGTATACACCCGCGCCCCTGTAATGCGGTCCTGGGCCAGCCGGAAGACCATCACGCCGCCAGCGTTGAAACTGTTACCATTTACGTGCGAACCACTCCACCACCATTCAGTCCATACTCCGTCCTCGGCCACGGCCCAGCGCAGCAATTCAGCTTCCACGTCAGGCACAGCCTCGAACGTCGCGGCCCAACTGCGCGCGGCAGACTCGCGCCCCTGTAAGTTACGCTCCGGGTGCAGAGGGTGAATACTTTCGTAATCGGTGTGCAGACAGGCGGCCAGGGCATCCATGTCGTGGGCATTCCAGGCCCGGCGCAGTCGTTCGATGACAGCGGGTAGGTTGGCAGGGTTGCGGTTTGGCATAAGCGGCCTCCAGAGATCGTTCAAACGTGTTGTTGATTACATTTTATGCGATTGAAGGCCGGA
This region of Chloroflexota bacterium genomic DNA includes:
- a CDS encoding winged helix-turn-helix transcriptional regulator, with the protein product MNKTLETEVNQLHAEICAGLADPKRILILYELAAGPRHVTDLAESLNLSQPLVSRHLKTLRERGMVIATRIGPTVEYRIADMRLIQALDLLRAVLHDGLTHRASLVEKAYEAT
- a CDS encoding cupin domain-containing protein — its product is MTTNQYKVLATGEGLKLQSGPGRDLIFKVTGEDTGGAFDYFVVEVAPKGGPPLHVHYKQEETIHVLKGRYKIKIGDEIFYCQEGGFAYLPSKVPHAFLNLTNEPGEIIVVYTPGGGHKFYEEFGPVSRNGPPDPKVIGALFAKYDMSLLGPPLSPD
- a CDS encoding antibiotic biosynthesis monooxygenase, with translation MTTMFVRHKVNDYGQWKRAYDEVASVRKAKGVTAASVHRDAKDPNTIIITHQFQNLDAAMAFANSEDLKSAMMKAGVSGPPEFWFSEDIERTPY
- a CDS encoding nuclear transport factor 2 family protein translates to MPNRNPANLPAVIERLRRAWNAHDMDALAACLHTDYESIHPLHPERNLQGRESAARSWAATFEAVPDVEAELLRWAVAEDGVWTEWWWSGSHVNGNSFNAGGVMVFRLAQDRITGARVYTEIVPTSGPDWGAVLESAVSNVAAASA